A region from the Lolium perenne isolate Kyuss_39 chromosome 4, Kyuss_2.0, whole genome shotgun sequence genome encodes:
- the LOC139839213 gene encoding uncharacterized protein — protein sequence MPPPEAPRAQPSKAAPGAPPAKTSGASSTAPPPKPSKLIKGKATASSAPSGGQQPLVLHVSKAAKSASMKATGLLGRITEFQRQGRDLGHLLPYAQKWNAADITPATRGMGKDRLPAPDPVGDRCSEEHFMRLRAAVKELDSAWYDSTNNLTVTADTRKALFEELLWEHRELAEAHDKCQVIPEASIDALKEQLATAQREKDELSRQHQEELNALKTSYQELKSQLIQLGLDHAKALKTAEVAAAAKLDEALEDASNATVVLRAELEEMVKARKGAEEKAARLEEER from the exons atgcctccgcctgaggctcctcgcgcccagccctccaaggccgctcctggcgcgccgccggctaagacttccggggcctcttctaccgcgccgccgcccaagccctccaagctcatcaaggggaaggcgacggcctccagcgccccttcgggcggccagcagcccttggtgctgcacgtctccaaggctgccaaaagcgccagcatgaaggccaccggcctcctcggccgcattacggagttccagcgccaaggccgggacctggggcacctcctgccgtatgcccaaaagtggaacgccgcggacatcactccggcgacccgcggcatgggcaaagatcggctgccggcacctgatcctgtcggggatcggtgttctgaggagcacttcatgcggctccgggctgccgtaaaagagcttgacagcgcgtggtacgattccacgaacaatctgacg gtcaccgctgacactcggaaggccctcttcgaggagcttttatgggagcaccgggagctcgctgaggcacacgacaagtgccaag tgatcccggaagcttccatcgatgctctcaaggagcagctcgccacggcccaac gggagaaggatgagctcagccggcagcaccaggaggagctgaacgccctcaagaccagctaccaggagctcaagtctcagctgattcagctggggcttgaccacgccaaggccctcaaaacCGCTGAAGTggccgcagcggccaagttggacgaggctctggaggatgcttccaatgccactgtggtgttgcgggcagagctggaggagatggtcaaggcccggaagggcgccgaggagaaggccgcgcggctggaggaggagc